Below is a genomic region from Nitrospirota bacterium.
CACAGACTATATGAAATGATGAAAAGCGGAACATTACTGGTTCCAGCCATAAATGTGAATGACTCTGTTACAAAGTCAAAGTTTGACAACCTTTACGGATGCAGGGAGTCGCTGGCAGACGGCATAAAAAGGGCAACAGATGTAATGCTTGCCGGAAAGGTGGCGGTTGTCTGCGGCTATGGAGATGTGGGCAAGGGCTCTGCAAAGTCTTTGAAGGAGTTCGGGGCCAGGGTGATAATTACTGAAATAGACCCGATTTGCGCACTTCAGGCTGCTATGGAAGGTTATGAAGTGACCACTGTTGAAGACACACTTGGAAAAGGTGATATTTATGTCACGTCAACCGGCAACAGGGACATTATAACAATTGATCATATGGCTCAGATGAAGGATCAGGCGATTGTCTGCAATATCGGTCATTTTGATAATGAAATACAGATGGACAAGCTGAATGCCTATAAGGGCATTAAAAAAATCAACATCAAGCCGCAGGTTGATAAATATGTGTTTCCTGACGAACATGCCATATTCATACTTGCGGAAGGCAGGCTGGTAAATCTCGGCTGTGCCACCGGACACCCCTCATTTGTAATGTCCAACAGTTTCACAAACCAGACACTGGCCCAGCTTGACTTATGGAAGAACAGGGATATATACGAAAAGAAGGTATACAGGCTTTCCAAGCAGTTGGACGAAGAGGTCGCGCGCCTGCACCTTGAGA
It encodes:
- a CDS encoding adenosylhomocysteinase, which encodes MTTATLKKSAVDYKVADISLAEWGRKEIEIAEKEMPGLMAVREKYRKSKPLNGVRISGSLHMTIQTAVLIETLVELGANVRWASCNIFSTQDHAAAAIAKAGLPVFAWKGETLEEYWWCTLEALTFPGGMGPQLVVDDGGDATLLIHRGYEAENNSSILDVKTDNRELQIINNLLKAQLKEDNKWWHNVVKEWKGVSEETTTGVHRLYEMMKSGTLLVPAINVNDSVTKSKFDNLYGCRESLADGIKRATDVMLAGKVAVVCGYGDVGKGSAKSLKEFGARVIITEIDPICALQAAMEGYEVTTVEDTLGKGDIYVTSTGNRDIITIDHMAQMKDQAIVCNIGHFDNEIQMDKLNAYKGIKKINIKPQVDKYVFPDEHAIFILAEGRLVNLGCATGHPSFVMSNSFTNQTLAQLDLWKNRDIYEKKVYRLSKQLDEEVARLHLEKIGVKLTKLTKAQADYIGVSVEGPYKAEHYRY